One genomic segment of bacterium includes these proteins:
- a CDS encoding TetR/AcrR family transcriptional regulator → MTEHQSQDVRREQILDAAMSLFVEQGYENTSVDEIARSAGLSKGAIYWYFKSKLEILFALTDRNIRNSQNELVQIAAQNDFGPAALYKVHRPLIERRLSTKECNKLFGQLIALGRRYPEISDRIRKYYKDWDDVSKGLLNKAIEDGAFRPVHTLHLAQAISAMYDGLTMRKELDPNLEMVEILETTTKLLYDALTRAGVSALIPEKN, encoded by the coding sequence ATGACAGAACATCAATCACAGGACGTTCGCCGCGAACAAATTTTGGACGCCGCCATGTCTTTGTTTGTCGAACAGGGTTATGAAAACACATCCGTCGATGAAATCGCCCGAAGTGCTGGACTCTCGAAGGGAGCCATCTATTGGTACTTTAAGAGCAAGCTGGAAATTTTGTTTGCATTAACCGACCGCAACATTCGCAACAGCCAGAATGAGTTGGTTCAAATCGCCGCGCAAAACGATTTTGGCCCGGCTGCTTTGTACAAGGTTCATCGACCACTTATCGAGCGCCGACTTTCCACCAAAGAGTGCAACAAACTTTTTGGACAACTGATCGCACTGGGCCGACGATATCCAGAAATCAGCGACCGGATTCGCAAGTACTACAAAGACTGGGATGACGTTTCTAAAGGTCTGCTCAACAAGGCAATTGAAGATGGCGCATTTCGTCCCGTACATACTCTCCATCTTGCGCAGGCGATCTCGGCGATGTACGACGGACTAACCATGCGCAAAGAATTGGATCCAAATCTTGAAATGGTCGAAATCCTCGAGACAACGACCAAACTTTTATATGACGCACTTACTCGCGCGGGAGTCAGTGCACTGATACCGGAGAAAAACTGA
- a CDS encoding TolC family protein, producing the protein MKKFQLLFLLSMLFLVPGMAYALTLEEAIAIGKNRSLKQQEPKIDRQKVNGQIKEAWSNALPQLDGSVAYQRSWKQNVMFVNMGGETQQFKMQQANSATGNATLNQPIYTFGRVGSGLKAAYAARRANDHQSANTERLIELEVMKRYWSVLLLRDVVAVRQNGLAVSDSALQKVKRLRDVGMLSDYDVLRAEVQVSNQKPQLQQAQNALRLSELSLFEFLGVPMDTAMSIDGNLAEYGISIPENASMQNVLKRDDLEALRDLTTMSRNVYNIYNNMHWPVIGAQVSYSWQWSDDYWHLKPTNNASSVAGGIAIQIPLWTSGKNSGVAQQHKADWKKMELQLRQAERGARLQYESALRNYQAAVETEAGATIAVQQAEQARTIAQTKLAQGQLTPLEMDAAQLDELVAKVSLAQARFDRLVAAAETRMALGDKPYRTLAK; encoded by the coding sequence ATGAAGAAGTTTCAATTACTCTTCTTGTTGTCAATGTTATTCCTTGTTCCTGGAATGGCATACGCCCTGACACTGGAAGAAGCGATTGCAATTGGCAAGAACCGTTCCTTGAAACAACAAGAACCAAAAATCGATCGGCAAAAAGTAAACGGTCAGATAAAGGAAGCGTGGTCGAATGCGTTGCCGCAATTAGACGGGAGCGTTGCCTATCAACGCTCGTGGAAACAAAATGTAATGTTTGTTAACATGGGCGGCGAAACCCAGCAATTCAAGATGCAACAAGCAAACAGCGCTACCGGCAATGCAACGCTGAACCAACCGATTTACACCTTTGGCAGAGTCGGTTCAGGTTTGAAAGCGGCGTATGCCGCACGACGGGCCAACGATCATCAATCTGCCAACACCGAGCGTTTAATCGAGTTGGAAGTGATGAAACGCTACTGGTCGGTGTTGCTGCTGCGTGATGTTGTTGCTGTCCGGCAGAATGGATTGGCGGTGAGCGATAGTGCTTTGCAGAAAGTAAAGCGACTGCGCGATGTCGGCATGTTGAGCGACTACGATGTGTTGCGCGCTGAGGTGCAAGTCAGCAACCAAAAACCGCAGCTACAACAAGCACAAAATGCGTTACGGCTATCGGAATTGTCGTTGTTCGAGTTTCTCGGTGTCCCGATGGATACAGCAATGTCAATCGATGGGAATCTTGCCGAGTACGGCATATCCATTCCGGAAAATGCATCGATGCAAAATGTGCTGAAGCGCGACGATCTTGAGGCGTTACGCGATTTAACCACCATGAGCCGCAACGTCTACAACATATACAACAATATGCATTGGCCGGTCATTGGAGCTCAGGTTTCCTATAGTTGGCAATGGTCGGATGACTACTGGCACTTGAAACCAACCAACAACGCTTCCTCGGTTGCTGGTGGTATCGCCATACAGATTCCGTTATGGACGAGTGGTAAAAACTCCGGTGTCGCTCAACAGCACAAAGCCGATTGGAAAAAAATGGAGTTGCAGCTCCGACAGGCGGAACGCGGCGCACGCCTGCAGTATGAATCGGCACTCCGGAATTATCAAGCAGCGGTTGAAACCGAAGCGGGTGCGACGATTGCCGTTCAGCAAGCTGAACAGGCACGGACAATCGCACAGACCAAACTCGCACAAGGTCAACTGACTCCACTTGAAATGGATGCTGCGCAACTTGACGAGTTGGTCGCAAAAGTATCTTTGGCACAAGCGCGCTTCGATCGGCTGGTAGCGGCAGCGGAGACGCGGATGGCATTGGGCGATAAACCCTATCGAACGTTAGCGAAGTGA
- a CDS encoding efflux RND transporter periplasmic adaptor subunit has protein sequence MKKIRILLYSMVVLALIAIVAGKMIRQAKSDSLSDPYTGIIAVKGLVTKPESFIRMIDETGVLAGNKESLVAAETGGRVVEIKVEVGSFVKQGDPILRLDDELYRLESERAKIAFDKAKLDNDRLERLYAQKSISDSEIENARLGVKGAEVAYRMALKTYQDATVRAPFSGTIAMKMTEVGQMVERGVPVVQMVDVSTLKLTIQVAENMVKYVTNGATAQVLIDAINDSVEGRVTAVGSRAMTGSRTFPVEIRIPGNAKLRSGMFARAIVSAATIPDAILLPRAAILPDVGRQIVYLAKGKVAEKAIVKSYGSNGDLFAVEGLKTGDTVLTTGNQNLSHGSPIAVTLE, from the coding sequence ATGAAAAAGATTCGAATTTTGCTCTATTCAATGGTAGTCTTGGCATTAATCGCAATCGTCGCTGGTAAAATGATCCGACAAGCCAAAAGTGATTCATTGAGCGACCCGTACACCGGCATTATTGCAGTAAAAGGTCTCGTTACAAAACCCGAGTCGTTCATCCGCATGATTGATGAAACTGGTGTGTTAGCGGGAAACAAAGAGTCGTTGGTTGCTGCTGAAACCGGTGGTCGCGTGGTAGAGATTAAAGTGGAAGTTGGCAGCTTTGTCAAACAAGGTGATCCGATTCTTCGACTCGACGATGAATTGTATCGGCTCGAATCAGAACGAGCTAAGATCGCTTTCGATAAAGCAAAACTCGACAACGACCGGTTAGAGCGGTTGTATGCTCAAAAAAGTATCTCCGATTCCGAAATCGAAAATGCCAGACTTGGCGTCAAAGGTGCTGAAGTCGCATACCGGATGGCGTTGAAAACCTATCAGGACGCCACTGTTCGCGCACCGTTCAGCGGGACCATCGCGATGAAAATGACAGAAGTCGGACAGATGGTTGAGCGCGGCGTTCCCGTTGTGCAAATGGTCGACGTCAGTACGCTAAAACTTACGATCCAAGTCGCCGAAAACATGGTGAAGTACGTGACGAATGGGGCTACCGCTCAGGTGCTGATCGATGCCATTAACGATTCCGTTGAAGGTCGCGTGACTGCGGTAGGTTCGCGAGCAATGACCGGTTCACGCACATTCCCGGTTGAAATCCGCATTCCCGGAAATGCAAAACTTCGTTCCGGTATGTTTGCCCGGGCAATCGTTTCAGCGGCGACGATTCCCGATGCGATTTTACTTCCTCGAGCTGCGATTCTCCCCGATGTCGGACGCCAAATTGTCTATTTAGCCAAAGGGAAAGTCGCCGAAAAAGCGATTGTAAAATCCTATGGCAGCAATGGTGATCTCTTCGCCGTCGAGGGATTGAAAACTGGCGATACCGTCCTCACGACTGGAAACCAAAATTTATCGCACGGTTCACCAATCGCTGTAACGCTTGAGTAA
- a CDS encoding efflux RND transporter permease subunit produces MTLTELSIKRPAALVMFFLAVAVFGLISYQKLPVDLLPSMDWPWVTVVTTWPGAGPKEVETMITKPLEDAVISLNKLKHVRSFSRENVSVVLLEFDMSANADAVLQETQRVINTVRAQLPDDAKEPQLYKSDLGAIPVIRLAVSSNLPGSELFTLVDQKVKPRLEQIDGVGQIQLSGTEEREIQIAVDPDRLRTHGLSLSDINKVLNAENLDVPAGKITSTSQDFIVRYSGKFVTLDEIERTRIPLASGGAIFLRDIAAVSDTIKSDRTLTRVNSGKALGIQIVKQSQANSVQTAERVRQELKKLEKEYAGTIKFEIAQDITIFTKNAVNEVKRNVLEALIVVALVLLIFLHSLRNSLIVLVAIPLSLVTTFITMSVFGFSINLMTMMSLGMVIGVLVDDSIVVLENIHRWLKKGADPVTAAIKGRNEIGLAAVSITMVDVVVFLPVAFLEGLVGNIFREFSLVFVSAVLMSLLVSFTVTPWLASRLNSEANIEGEKWMRGFARRFEKWFHNLENRYRNILRWSLDHRFRIVLLVTGLFALSIALVPLGYIGFDFFAATDRGEFAVFTKMPLGTPLEENDKVIAQIENYIQTIPDVEQLMVTIGQQEREFGLTNDPRLCGMQVRLVDRRVRQRSTTEIQNEIARYISQLPGMDVAINDIGIFGTANSSPIQYEIRGQDLDSVQVAVAHAQALLRTIPGARDVQSSYDLGAPELQVIVDREKVAASYLTPGEVAVALRAAVNGEIVSRFRTGEIEIDIRSMYAPHYRNNPALLGQLEIRNHIGQMVKLSEVSRIDRTSGPSSIQRKDRERLVTINANVAGRTLSEVQGAFDKEMAKFTPPKGVSFYAFGDVENMNTMMTDMMMAIMLSILFVYMILVALYESYIHPFTVMFSLPMALIGALFALAISGKSLAMFTMIGILILMGLVAKNGILLVDFTNQLRSQGMKMREALLTAGPLRLRPILMTTSTMVVGMIPLAFALGEGADMRSGMGIVIIGGLISSLLLTLVLVPVMYTFLDRFSRKYKEESTTEALR; encoded by the coding sequence ATGACGTTAACGGAACTCTCTATTAAACGCCCGGCAGCGTTGGTGATGTTCTTTCTTGCTGTTGCCGTATTCGGTTTGATTTCCTATCAAAAGTTACCGGTCGACTTGTTGCCGTCGATGGACTGGCCGTGGGTAACTGTCGTAACGACTTGGCCCGGCGCAGGACCAAAAGAAGTCGAGACGATGATTACAAAGCCACTCGAGGACGCGGTAATCTCGTTGAACAAGTTAAAGCATGTCCGTTCCTTCAGTCGGGAAAACGTATCGGTGGTGTTGCTTGAATTCGATATGTCAGCAAATGCGGATGCGGTTCTTCAGGAAACACAGCGGGTGATAAACACCGTACGAGCGCAGTTACCGGACGATGCAAAAGAACCACAATTGTATAAATCCGACCTCGGCGCAATCCCGGTGATTCGCTTGGCAGTGAGCAGTAATCTGCCAGGATCCGAACTCTTTACACTGGTTGATCAAAAAGTGAAACCACGACTGGAGCAAATCGATGGCGTTGGACAGATCCAACTATCGGGAACCGAAGAGCGTGAAATCCAAATTGCCGTCGATCCGGATCGCCTCCGCACCCACGGTTTATCACTCAGTGATATAAACAAAGTTCTGAATGCAGAGAATCTTGACGTACCAGCGGGAAAAATCACCAGCACTTCACAAGATTTTATTGTTCGCTACTCGGGAAAATTTGTTACGCTCGATGAGATCGAGCGAACCCGCATTCCACTTGCAAGCGGTGGTGCGATATTCTTGCGCGACATCGCAGCAGTTTCCGACACGATTAAGTCCGATCGAACACTCACCCGGGTAAATTCGGGAAAAGCGCTCGGTATCCAAATCGTGAAACAATCGCAGGCAAACAGTGTACAGACGGCTGAGCGGGTGCGACAGGAGTTAAAAAAACTGGAGAAGGAATACGCCGGTACGATAAAGTTCGAGATCGCTCAGGACATCACAATCTTCACGAAGAATGCTGTCAATGAAGTTAAGCGAAACGTTTTGGAAGCACTTATCGTAGTAGCATTGGTGTTATTGATCTTCCTTCACTCCTTACGCAACTCGTTAATCGTGTTGGTAGCAATTCCTCTTTCGTTGGTAACCACATTTATAACAATGTCAGTGTTTGGGTTTTCGATAAACCTAATGACGATGATGTCGTTGGGAATGGTAATCGGTGTACTGGTGGATGACTCCATCGTCGTACTGGAAAACATCCATCGCTGGCTGAAAAAAGGCGCCGACCCGGTAACTGCCGCAATCAAAGGTCGAAACGAAATTGGATTGGCTGCTGTTTCGATTACGATGGTCGACGTGGTCGTGTTCCTGCCGGTTGCATTTTTGGAAGGCTTGGTCGGAAACATTTTCCGGGAATTCTCACTGGTATTTGTCTCTGCTGTTTTAATGTCGCTACTCGTTTCCTTCACTGTAACGCCGTGGCTAGCGAGTCGCTTGAATAGCGAAGCGAACATCGAAGGCGAGAAGTGGATGCGTGGATTTGCCCGACGATTCGAGAAATGGTTCCATAATCTGGAAAACAGATATCGCAACATCTTACGCTGGTCACTTGATCACCGGTTCCGGATTGTGCTATTGGTTACGGGTTTGTTTGCACTCTCTATCGCATTGGTGCCATTAGGCTATATCGGATTCGATTTCTTCGCTGCGACAGACCGTGGTGAGTTTGCCGTCTTTACGAAAATGCCGCTTGGAACGCCGTTGGAAGAAAACGACAAGGTCATTGCTCAAATCGAGAACTACATTCAAACGATACCCGATGTCGAACAACTCATGGTAACCATCGGTCAGCAGGAACGTGAATTTGGGTTAACGAACGATCCCCGGCTTTGCGGGATGCAAGTACGCTTGGTAGATCGCAGAGTTCGGCAACGTTCAACAACGGAAATTCAGAATGAGATTGCTCGTTACATATCCCAACTTCCAGGGATGGATGTTGCAATAAACGATATCGGTATTTTTGGTACTGCCAATTCCTCACCAATTCAATACGAAATTCGTGGGCAAGACTTGGATTCGGTACAAGTAGCCGTTGCCCATGCTCAAGCACTCCTCCGCACCATACCCGGCGCTCGCGACGTTCAATCGTCCTATGATCTTGGTGCACCTGAGTTGCAGGTGATTGTTGACCGGGAGAAAGTTGCTGCCAGTTACCTTACTCCCGGTGAAGTGGCGGTCGCTCTCCGTGCTGCCGTCAATGGCGAAATAGTATCACGGTTCCGTACCGGCGAAATCGAAATCGATATTCGCTCAATGTACGCACCACACTACCGGAACAATCCAGCGTTGCTTGGACAATTGGAGATTCGTAATCACATCGGACAAATGGTGAAACTTTCCGAAGTATCACGAATCGACCGTACCAGCGGGCCATCCTCAATTCAACGCAAGGATCGTGAACGGTTGGTGACAATCAACGCCAACGTTGCTGGCCGGACGTTGAGCGAAGTGCAAGGAGCTTTCGACAAGGAAATGGCGAAATTCACTCCCCCGAAAGGTGTATCATTCTACGCATTCGGCGATGTGGAAAACATGAACACCATGATGACCGATATGATGATGGCAATCATGTTGTCAATTCTCTTTGTGTATATGATTCTGGTTGCGTTGTACGAAAGCTATATTCATCCCTTCACGGTTATGTTCTCCCTGCCAATGGCGTTGATCGGAGCACTCTTTGCCTTGGCAATCTCCGGGAAGTCGCTGGCTATGTTTACCATGATCGGTATTCTGATTCTGATGGGATTGGTGGCGAAAAACGGAATTCTACTCGTCGACTTCACAAACCAGCTACGGTCCCAAGGGATGAAGATGCGGGAAGCATTACTAACAGCCGGCCCATTGCGACTACGTCCGATTCTGATGACGACGTCGACAATGGTGGTGGGTATGATACCGTTGGCATTTGCCTTAGGTGAAGGCGCCGATATGCGTTCTGGAATGGGTATCGTGATTATCGGCGGGTTGATTTCGTCGCTGTTGCTAACCCTCGTATTAGTACCGGTAATGTACACCTTCCTCGATCGCTTCAGCCGTAAGTACAAGGAAGAATCCACCACCGAAGCATTGCGGTAA
- a CDS encoding permease-like cell division protein FtsX, giving the protein MNRVSESYFTWRRHKIRFVLFWLAMLVSCTSVVASIYLSQLSSVAKNNLLRQFELEVYLEQGIGGATRDSVLAVLKRSAPAGTAFQYVSSLDAQEKFAQEFGSELLDLLGDNPLPASFIVTFPAPFAQPFRIREVQKLANQLDGVDEAVFEGEIASRIERLFFDAHKYVITGGSIIALLGILFAFIALRSAVVDSAGIAIVMDLLGARLSYFRSPYLLLSALLGLLAGAVSLLAWLTMDRIFARLETTFTVEFLILLYGLLPVAMIVGWLVGIASTRAIKHVMRKR; this is encoded by the coding sequence ATGAATCGAGTATCCGAAAGCTACTTCACTTGGCGGCGGCATAAAATCCGTTTTGTGCTGTTTTGGCTCGCGATGTTGGTGTCGTGTACTTCTGTTGTTGCTTCAATATATCTCTCACAATTGAGCTCAGTAGCCAAAAATAATCTACTCCGCCAATTTGAACTCGAAGTATATTTAGAACAAGGAATCGGAGGGGCAACCCGCGATAGCGTTTTAGCAGTATTGAAACGGAGTGCGCCTGCTGGAACGGCTTTTCAATACGTTTCTTCGTTAGATGCCCAAGAAAAATTTGCGCAGGAATTCGGTTCTGAGTTGCTGGATTTGTTAGGTGATAATCCGTTGCCTGCATCATTCATCGTCACTTTTCCCGCTCCATTCGCGCAGCCGTTCCGAATTCGGGAAGTGCAGAAATTGGCGAATCAATTGGATGGCGTTGATGAAGCGGTGTTCGAGGGAGAGATTGCGAGCCGGATTGAACGGTTATTCTTCGATGCTCACAAGTATGTCATCACCGGTGGTTCGATTATTGCTCTGTTAGGAATTTTGTTTGCCTTTATTGCATTACGCTCGGCTGTTGTCGATTCTGCGGGTATTGCAATTGTGATGGATTTGTTGGGGGCTCGCCTTTCGTATTTTCGCTCACCGTATCTTCTTCTAAGTGCTCTGCTCGGATTACTTGCAGGAGCGGTTTCGTTATTGGCATGGTTGACGATGGATCGCATTTTTGCAAGGCTTGAGACGACCTTCACTGTCGAGTTTCTAATATTGCTATATGGGTTGTTACCGGTTGCAATGATTGTTGGTTGGTTAGTCGGAATTGCTTCCACCCGAGCGATAAAACACGTAATGCGAAAGAGATAA
- a CDS encoding ATP-binding cassette domain-containing protein → MITFLHATRWYRSGGIRDFDCQIERGELVVFEGPVGSGKTTLIRLLTGIEKPDSGRIVVNSVNLHELGARQLSEYRRQIGIVSSTAALLPDRNLLENVALPLYIQNQLSGKAVKLRALDALTIVGLTGRAGERPATLSTGEKARVELARALANEPSLLLLDDPLAHMDTVSQQTFLQAIGDERENGATIIVTAVNAEPFQSLLPRRIRLCEGRIVSDTQFVPEPARWVLRP, encoded by the coding sequence ATGATAACTTTTCTACACGCAACAAGATGGTATCGATCCGGTGGTATCCGTGATTTCGATTGCCAGATCGAGCGTGGAGAATTGGTCGTGTTTGAGGGCCCGGTCGGCTCAGGAAAAACCACTCTCATTCGATTATTGACTGGTATCGAAAAACCGGACTCCGGTCGCATAGTTGTTAATAGTGTAAACTTACACGAATTAGGGGCGCGACAGTTATCGGAGTATCGCCGTCAAATTGGCATTGTCTCCTCCACTGCGGCGCTACTTCCCGACCGGAATTTATTGGAGAACGTTGCTCTCCCGCTATACATCCAAAATCAACTATCGGGGAAAGCGGTTAAGCTTCGGGCATTGGATGCGCTTACGATTGTTGGACTTACCGGGCGAGCAGGTGAACGTCCCGCGACCTTATCGACCGGCGAAAAAGCCCGAGTCGAATTGGCGCGTGCATTGGCGAATGAACCTTCCCTGTTGTTATTGGATGACCCATTAGCCCACATGGATACCGTTTCCCAACAGACATTCCTGCAAGCGATTGGCGATGAGCGTGAAAACGGTGCAACAATCATCGTAACGGCAGTAAACGCCGAACCATTTCAATCGCTGCTCCCACGGCGAATCCGATTATGTGAAGGACGAATTGTAAGCGATACCCAATTTGTTCCTGAACCAGCTCGGTGGGTACTACGACCATGA
- the deoC gene encoding deoxyribose-phosphate aldolase has translation MTNLVARIDHTLLKPEAMQTDIRKLCEEAIRLPFATVCVHSFWAPYVENILRGTERTICCVVGFPTGIHPADVKAQEAIWAVQNGAREIDMVWNIGAVKSGDWKSVEIDVRSVVHAVAPLPVKVILETALMTPVEIRQGCEICGEAGAAFVKTSTGFHACGGATIEAVRLMRECAGDAMGVKASGGIRDIPTALAMIAAGANRIGTSSGVAIASFLSESH, from the coding sequence ATAACGAATCTTGTCGCGCGGATCGATCATACCTTGCTAAAACCGGAAGCAATGCAAACCGATATCCGTAAATTGTGTGAAGAAGCGATCCGTTTACCGTTCGCTACGGTCTGTGTACATTCCTTTTGGGCGCCGTATGTAGAAAATATTTTGCGTGGAACCGAGCGTACGATCTGTTGTGTGGTAGGATTTCCTACCGGTATACATCCAGCCGATGTGAAGGCACAGGAAGCGATTTGGGCGGTACAGAACGGTGCGCGTGAAATCGATATGGTGTGGAACATCGGAGCAGTGAAAAGCGGCGACTGGAAATCGGTGGAAATTGACGTCCGCTCAGTTGTACATGCTGTTGCACCGTTGCCGGTCAAGGTGATTCTCGAAACCGCGTTGATGACGCCGGTCGAAATTCGTCAAGGTTGTGAGATTTGCGGTGAAGCTGGTGCGGCCTTCGTGAAAACCTCGACGGGATTTCACGCCTGCGGTGGTGCAACAATCGAGGCTGTTCGCTTGATGCGGGAATGTGCTGGCGATGCAATGGGGGTGAAAGCATCTGGTGGCATCCGCGATATCCCCACTGCGCTTGCCATGATTGCTGCCGGAGCGAATCGAATCGGGACTTCTTCCGGCGTCGCAATCGCGTCCTTTTTGAGTGAATCGCACTAA
- a CDS encoding RDD family protein: MSTISLGYEQLSRILLHLLRRIAARVIDLFVVGLLGWGALEFLPIELLGNNGWIAGLLLIGLYEYLSYGPVGRGATFGKWLLQLRVVSHEGNQLDTIHTIKRALSFAIPMSATAMGEAAMGYLPVRWGQASYTAAIVVLLTAGFISIIQILMNSQRRSYFDLLSGSICIGKRELDLLGLPRVGIELYPASTYVSDPNRKDVARAGEVLVRSTWWVLPLLVFLVAAVKIDPIVGPKGDVQSYLRMAATVERLPVTGVVVYRANDIPFRFDDEYPPGSIVVRARPYAVTKATANELLRPISFALWQLAVPAMPPNTAPQLVNVTLITGGTLGFTSTTESYQQTFTPKLVNDSTATPTTSEP; this comes from the coding sequence ATGTCAACTATTTCTCTTGGGTATGAGCAGCTTTCGAGGATATTGCTACATCTTCTGCGTCGTATTGCGGCGCGAGTTATTGATTTATTCGTTGTAGGATTGCTGGGATGGGGAGCATTGGAATTTCTCCCCATCGAGCTGTTAGGAAACAACGGTTGGATCGCTGGACTGTTGCTGATTGGACTGTATGAGTACTTAAGCTATGGGCCGGTAGGCAGAGGAGCAACGTTCGGAAAGTGGCTGTTGCAACTGCGAGTTGTTTCGCATGAAGGCAACCAGTTGGATACGATTCATACCATTAAACGAGCGCTATCGTTTGCAATCCCCATGTCGGCAACAGCGATGGGTGAAGCTGCGATGGGGTATCTGCCGGTGCGCTGGGGGCAAGCCAGTTACACGGCGGCGATTGTTGTCCTTTTAACTGCCGGTTTTATCTCGATCATTCAGATTCTGATGAATTCACAACGGCGTTCCTATTTTGATCTACTTAGTGGATCGATTTGCATCGGAAAACGCGAACTCGATTTACTTGGTCTACCGCGGGTAGGAATCGAACTCTATCCCGCGAGTACATACGTGAGCGATCCAAACCGGAAAGACGTTGCTCGTGCTGGGGAAGTATTAGTTCGCAGCACGTGGTGGGTTCTTCCGTTGCTCGTGTTCTTAGTGGCGGCTGTAAAAATCGATCCGATTGTAGGACCGAAAGGTGATGTACAATCCTATTTACGAATGGCGGCAACGGTCGAACGTCTGCCGGTTACCGGAGTTGTTGTGTACCGCGCCAACGATATCCCGTTCCGGTTCGATGATGAATATCCGCCCGGTTCAATTGTTGTTCGAGCGCGTCCCTACGCAGTAACCAAAGCAACAGCGAATGAGCTGTTGCGTCCCATTTCGTTTGCACTTTGGCAGCTTGCAGTTCCCGCGATGCCGCCAAACACTGCGCCGCAGTTAGTGAATGTAACACTAATCACCGGAGGAACATTGGGATTTACATCCACGACAGAGTCGTACCAACAAACGTTTACCCCGAAATTGGTGAACGATTCCACCGCAACCCCCACTACGAGCGAACCATAA
- a CDS encoding YbjQ family protein — MIMTTTNTIEGHSVTRYYGIVTGEAIMGANIVRDIFASITDIVGGRSGAYETKLQEARDIAINEMRDRALRMGANAIIGIDLDYEVVREGMLMVSASGTAVTIL; from the coding sequence ATGATTATGACCACCACGAATACGATTGAAGGGCACTCGGTCACCCGCTACTACGGTATCGTTACCGGTGAAGCGATTATGGGAGCCAATATCGTTCGCGACATCTTCGCATCGATTACCGATATCGTCGGCGGTCGCAGCGGAGCTTACGAAACGAAGCTACAAGAAGCACGCGACATCGCAATCAACGAAATGCGGGATCGTGCTTTGCGGATGGGTGCCAATGCCATCATCGGCATCGATCTCGACTATGAAGTCGTTCGCGAAGGAATGTTAATGGTAAGTGCCTCGGGGACTGCAGTAACGATTCTGTAA